In Edaphobacter aggregans, the sequence TCCGCAAGGTTCTGATTCACGGAGCACGCGCCGCAGCCATGCGCATCAAGCGCGACCGAGCTCCTATCGGAGCGTGGATGGACGCACTCGAAGCACGAGCACCTCGCAACGTGCTCGTGGTCGCCATGGCCAATAAGCTCGCACGCATCGCCTGGGCTGTTCTCTCTAGCGGCGGCGAGTACAGACCACTGGCCAGCACACCCGCATAGGCGAGAGCGGAAAAGACGCCTGCGGCTTGGAAGCGCTCCACGCTCCCACTTTACCGCTCTACGACGACGGCTTTCATTTTCCCCACCGAGGTCTGCATAGGAACAGCAAGGACGAAAGAACAGTCACAACGGCGTGTCTGCAACCTGATCCTGATAATGGTCTCCAACGACCGACCGACTTGTAAGGACAGACACGCAGCGGAACTCATCCTGGCCAGGAGCACGCGTCTCCATCAAAAGGCCGAATACATTGCCGCAGACTTGTCTTCTCGCCCAAACTAACCCTTGCAGTCGCGCGGCGGACCATACATTACCAGGAGCTATCAGATGGAGAGGGGCTTGCGGGGGTTGAGACGGCTCCGTTCCGCACCTTAAGGTGGAACGGTTAATACGACTTTCCCCTGCGCATGTCCTTCCGCCAGATAACGGAGAGCTTCCGCTGCGTCGCTCAAGCGGTAACGTCTGTCGATGACCGGCACAATCTTGCAGGCCTGCAGAAGACTTTTCAAGAAAACTAAATCTCTCTGATTAATCTTCGCGATAAAGAAAGTCATCTTTTTGCGCCCAAGCGTTGAAAGGAGTCGCCCCAGTAGCAGCGCTTGAAGAATCGGAACCAGACCCCCGATTGCGACATAGATCCCGTTCTGACTCAGCATACGCCTGTACTCAAAAATCGAATGATGACCGTTCACAGCCAATATCAGATCGTACCGCTGCCCAAGCCGCGCGAAATCTGCATTGGTGTAATCGATGACATGGTCTGCGCCTATCGACCTCGCTATGTCCACATTCCTCGTACTGCATACGGCAGTGACTTCAGCCCCAAGCTCTTTGGCAATCTGCACCGCAAATGTGCCGACGCCACCAGACGCGCCCTCAATGAGAACTTTGTGGCCCGGCTGAATCCGTCCCCAGTCGCGAAGACCCTGGAGCGCCGTAATTGCCGCGATGGGTACAGCGGCTGCGTCCTCAAACGACAGGTTGGCTGGCTTCGGCGCCAATTTCTCTTCAGGTGCACATACGTACTCGGCAAATCCCTTTCCCTCGAATCCTGTTATCCCGAAGACCTCGTCGCCTGCCTGAAACTGTTTTACGTTCCTGCCAACTGCCTCCACTCGGCCGGCGATATCACAACCGATGATCGTGTGTTTGGGCTTGGCGTGCAGTCCCGGGATGCGGTTCCACGGCGCGCCTTGCAGCACGAACAGGTCCACGGGATTTACCGATGCCGCGCAAAGCTTGATCAAGACCTCATTGCCGGCGGGGCTAGGCGTTGGCACCTCCGCGAACTGCAACTCGTCTGGCGATCCGTATTGCGTTCGTACAATCGCTTTCATAGAGTGTTCTTTCAAATCGCTTCGCCCTCGTCGCCTTGCGTTTGGCGCACCAGACGAGCCTGAGAAAGTATAGGACGAACTCGACAGTTGGCTCCTGATAAAGCTCTTGCGTTAACTGACTAAACCCGACACCGGGTTCGCAAGTGGGCGAATGGTTCGCAAGTGGGCGAATAGTCGGCTTTCCGGACAAGTGCTCGACCGTCCAACTCTTGCTAACAGGGCTTACCGTAAATTCACGGACAGTCGAGAGAAGAGGCAACCGAAGCGATCATTTACTGGCTCCTCCAGATCCTGTTTGCATCCCAGATACCGCTCCGTCGTCAACACGGAAACATGACCGAGAAGGAACTGGATTTGCTCCAGTTCTCCTCCATTCACATGGCAAAGTTTTGCGCAGGTTCGCCTGAGGTCGTGTGGAGCGAGATGTTCCAATTGCATTCGATCGGCGGACCGTCGAACGACGTACCAGATGACATTTTCGGAGATTCCTTCACCCCATGGCGTCCCGTGTCGGCTCACGGCTCGGAAGATTCGGCCGGCGGTCACTTTCGCTGATTCTCTCCATCGATCGACCGCTTGCTTGACCCAAGTAGGCACGGGAACGGTACGGACATGACCACCTTTGCCAACCAGGTCCACGATGGCCCAATGTCCTTGCCTGATCTGCAGATCTTCAACCGTAAGCGCAGAGAGCTCAGCCCGGCGCAATCCGCAGCCTAAGAGAAGCGAAATCATTGCGAGGTCGCGTACACTGCGCAGATCTTCCCCGTCCGCTTTCTCCAATAGAAGTCTAGCTTGATCTTGCGTCAACCAGTTTCCGGTGCGGGCACCGAGCTGCTTTACGCCTTTGACGCGACGAATTCCCGCTGCAAGCTCCGGACTGAGCAAGCCGGAATCCGCAGCTTCGTATGCCAGTCGCCTGACTGCCGCGAGGCGCTGGTTTACCGTTCCGGCTGCGAGACCGAGAGATTCCAGATAAAGTCGAAATCGAAGAACGACGGAACGATTCAAGCTAAGCCGCGGCTCCGAACAATACCAGGTAATGAACTGCTCCATTGCAAACTTGTAGTTTCTCCTCGAATGAGGAGAACTAAGGCTGTTGAGTACGGCGGATTTTGCGTGATCCAGATCTGGAAGCTTCAGAACGATCTTGCGACAGAGTGGCCGTCTATTTCTTTTGCGCATATGAGCGGCCTCCATGCCGCTGGCATGCGCAAAATAGACTGGTCTCAGAAATTCTGGCCTCGGAAGTGCTTAGGCGATTTATCGCCAATTGAAATCTTGTTGTAGCAACGCGTTTTCCCAGTGCAGAATGTGAACGAGGCCAGCCAATTTCCAGTGGCTCATCCCCCTGTCGATTCTTCGAGTGTTGCCAGAGCTATCGTTGAGCGTAGGATTGGGCGGAATGGATGGCTTCCGATGAGGTCGTCCCAAAGGACGTGTAGCAGCCGCTACATCCCTTTAGATCCTTCGTCATGAGCATCACTATCTGAGCCTAACGCCACCGAAACCAAGAAGTAAGGGATGTCGAAAGGTTGAAGGTGGCCTGAAGGGACAACTTATGAGAATCAAGGGTCAAATCTTCACTGGCTCCACGCTTTCGGGCATGGCTATTTTGGTTTGCTTGGTCGCCACCCTGGGTTCGTTGATGCCATCGGTGTACGCGCAGGAAAACCTTCCCGACCGCCGACCGGGCACATTCGCCGGGAAGATTGGCCAAAGCTATAAGGACTCCACTCCGGCTTGGCCCATCACTCGTAAAGCACCACCGAACGCACCAAATGTGCTCGTCATCTTATTGGATGATGTCGGTTTCGGGGCTGCCAGCACCTTCGGCGGTCCAATCCCGACACCTGCTCTCGACCGCCTGGCCAAGACCGGACTACGTTACACGCGTTGGAATACTACTGCGCTGTGTTCGCCCACTCGTGCCGCACTGCTTTCGGGCCGGAACCATCATCAGATGGGCTATGGCGTGATCGCGGAGGTCTCAACGGGGTTTCCAGGTTATAACTCAGTGTTTCCAGACGCCAATGCGACCATCGCCGCCATTCTCAAGGACAACGGGTACAACACTGCCGCATTCGGCAAGTGGCACCTGACCCCGGACTACGAGACAAGCGCAGCTGGCCCCTTCACGCAATGGCCCACCGGGGTCGGCTTCGAGCGCTATTACGGATTCCTAGGTGGAGACTGTAATCAATGGTCGCCTCCGCTCATTGACGGCACTACGTTCATCGAAAAACCGGCAGGTGTGAAGGACTACAACTTGACGGCTGATCTTGCCAATCAGACGATCTCCTGGATAAGAAATCAAAAGTCAACCGCGCCGAACAAGCCCTTCTTCATTTACTTTGCGCCGGGGGCGACCCATGCACCACATCAACCTCCCAAGCAATGGGTAGAAAAATTCAAGGGTCAATTCGAAAAGGGATGGAACAAGGTGAGTGAGGAGACCTACGAGCGCATGAAGACAATGGGCATCCTTCCCCCCACGGCCAAATACAATCCCATTCCCGACGATGTGGGTGTCTGGGACAAGCTGGATCCTGACACCAGGACGGTCTACGCACGCATGATGGAGGTCTATGCCGGTTACCTGGCCTACGCCGACTACGAAGCAGGCCGGCTGCTGGACACGCTGGACGAACTCGGAATCACCGACAATACGATGGTCATCTACGCCGTAGGCGACAACGGTGCGAGCGCGGAGGGCGGACTCAGCGGCACCCTCAACGAAGTTGCGGCGGATTTCAATGCCTACCGTCCGAACGTCGTCGCAGAAGCTTTGAGGCGGCTCGATGAGATTGGCGGGCCGACCACTTACAACCACTATCCGGCTGGCTGGGCGCTCGCCATGAACTCGCCCTTCAAGCAGGCGAAACGTATTGCTTCCCAATTCGGCGGAACGGCCAACCCAATGGTGATCTCATGGCCGAATGGGATCAAGGATCATGGAGGCTTGAGGACACAATTCGCGCACGCGATCGACATCGCGCCTACCATTCTCGATGTGGCCGGGATTCCGCAGCCCAAGACCGTGAATGGCATTCCCCAGACCCCAATGACGGGGACAAGCATGGCCTACACCTTCCTGGCGGAGAATGCGAACGCACCCTCGCAACACCACACGCAGTACTTCGAGCTGGGCGGAATTCGCGCTATCTATCACGACGGCTGGATCGCAGCTACCGACCATGGCTTCAATGCCTGGGAAGACAGGCCGAGAGGCAACTACACCTTCGATACCGACAAATGGGAGCTCTACGATCTTGCGAACGACTTCACGGAGCACGACGACGTAAGCGCGCAAAACCCCGCGAAGCTGAAGGCTCTGCAGGCTCTTTTTGTTCAAGAGGCCAAGAAGTACAACGTCTTTCCGCTCGACGATCGTTCCGCGGAACGCTTCAGCCCGGAGGCTACGGGAAGGCCCGTAGGCGCTATTCAGGGCCTGACCAAGGTGACCTATTGGCCTGGAGTCACACGCGTTCCGGAAGGAAGCGCAATCGATGTCAAAAACAAATCGTTCTCCATTACAGCGGAAGTGACTACGCCGCCTAACGGCGCCGACGGAGTGATTATTACCCAAGGCGGACTCTTTGCCGGTTGGGCGCTGATCGTGGAGAACAGTAAGCCGGTCTTTATTTACAACTGGCTTCAGGAACAGATTACAAAGGTCTCTTCGCCGGTTACGCTGCCGCAAGGCAAGAGCGTGGTGAAGTTCCAATTCTCTTACGATGGGGGCGGGGTTGGGAAAGGCGGCACGGGTTCTCTGAGCATCGATGACAAGCAGGTCGCCTCGGCGCATATCGAGAAGACTGTACCCTTCCGCTTCTCGCTGGACGAAAGCCTCGACGTAGGCGAAGATACCGGAACCCCTGTGAGCATGGACTATTTCGACAAGATGCCATTTCGCTTTACAGGCACACTCGGCGGAGTGACGGTGGAAGTGGCTCCGGTTAGCGCAGCACAACAAAAGCAGGCAGCCGACGCCCATCGAAAAGTACAACAAAAAATGGCTGAGCTCAATTAGGCGCTGCGTGGCCTTGACGAGTTCGTATCATCTCAAAACAAGGGCGAAGTCCATGGAGCGATTCAGCAGCGCTCTCGCCGTTTCAGTTGGTGATAACAGGGCAAAGCGCTCATCGACGTTTACTAAATCCGATTACTCCCCATAAACGCCGTTGTCGTAAGCGATCGTGGCCCAGCGAATCTCATTTGTTGCCAAATCGCTTTCTCGTGAATTGAACTCATCTTGAATTCCTTGCGAGAGATGGACATCCGAAGGAGTGCAAGCCCCTGTTGTCGCCAACTAAGATTCAAATGTGTCTAGCAAAGATGGCACAACAGTGAACACAACCCGACATATAGTTACGTATCTTCAGTGCTCGATGAGTGACTTGGCGATTTATCACCAATCGAGAAAAATAACCCCTAAGCGCGTCTGCTGGTTCCAATCAGGCGGCTGCGGGACATTCCCATAACCTAACCTAAGCCGAGGCATCCCCGACTTACGACTTTGCGTTCATATTGTCGGCACTGTGAGATTGTGCGACCATTGGTCGGCCAAGCCAGGAGCATCCCGGGACCCCACAACGAACTTTTGCTTTGATCAAAATTTCGACAACTTGAATGGAGAGAGTCCCATGAAACTTTGTGCAAGGTCAGCATTCACGGGCTATTTCGTAGCAGTTCTTTGTGCCTTCGTCGGCGTTTCCTTTTCAAGTGCACAAGAAGTCTTACCAAGGCCCGAACCGCCATTCAAAGGCCACATCGGGCGCACGGTGCAGGAATCCACAAAAGACTTCCCTCAAGAGGTAAAAGCCCCCAAGGGAGCACCAAACATCCTGCTTATTCTGACTGACGATGTGGGCTTCGGAGCCAGCAGCACATTCGGTGGTCCGATACCTACACCGACCTTCGACCGTCTCGCCAAGAACGGTCTTCGCTACACACAATTCCATACCACGGCTCTTTGTTCTCCCACACGCGCGGCCTTGCTAACGGGCCGCAATCATCACTCTGCAAATGCGGGAATCATTATGGAAGGAGGGACCGGCTTTCCGGGCTACAACACACTCATGTCCAAGAGCGTCGGCTCCTTTGCGGAGGTGCTGAGGCAAAACGGCTACAACACCGCCTGGTACGGTAAAAACCATAACGTGCCCGATTGGCACACCAGCCAAGCCGGGCCATATGATCTCTGGCCCACAGGTCTGGGCTTTGAATACTTCTATGGCTTTATAGGTGGCGACACCAGTCAGTGGGCGCCCGCCATCTATGAAAACATCAAGCCCATCGAGCCTCCTCACGATCAAAAGGACTACTTCTTCGATCATGACATGGCTGACCACGCCATCGCCCGTATCCAAATGCTGCACGCCGTCGCTCCGGACAAGCCTTGGCTGGCTTATTTCGCACCGGGAACAGCTCACGCCCCTCACCACGCTCCAAAGGATGTGATCGCAAGCTTCAAAGGGCAATTCGATCAGGGATGGGACAAGGTGCGCGAAGAAACTATCGCCCGACAGAAGGCGATGGGTATCATTCCATCGGACACAAAGCTAACTGAGCGCTCCGAGGGAATTCCGGCATGGGATTCACTCGACGCGGATCACAAAAAAGTCTTCGCGCACATGATGGAGGTCTACGCTGCTGCGCTGTCGAACTGTGATAGAGAAATCGGGCGAGTGCTGGATGCCATTCAAGATTTGGGTGAACTCGACAACACCCTTGTGATCTACATCCAAGGCGACAACGGGGCCAGCGCCGAGGGTGGTCAGCAGGGCTTGCTCAATGAAATGGCTTTCTTCAACGCCACACGCGAAGACTTCACGGAAGTGATGCGACGGATGGACGAATTAGGCGGTCCCACCACGTTTAATCAC encodes:
- a CDS encoding NAD(P)-dependent alcohol dehydrogenase, coding for MKAIVRTQYGSPDELQFAEVPTPSPAGNEVLIKLCAASVNPVDLFVLQGAPWNRIPGLHAKPKHTIIGCDIAGRVEAVGRNVKQFQAGDEVFGITGFEGKGFAEYVCAPEEKLAPKPANLSFEDAAAVPIAAITALQGLRDWGRIQPGHKVLIEGASGGVGTFAVQIAKELGAEVTAVCSTRNVDIARSIGADHVIDYTNADFARLGQRYDLILAVNGHHSIFEYRRMLSQNGIYVAIGGLVPILQALLLGRLLSTLGRKKMTFFIAKINQRDLVFLKSLLQACKIVPVIDRRYRLSDAAEALRYLAEGHAQGKVVLTVPP
- a CDS encoding tyrosine-type recombinase/integrase translates to MEAAHMRKRNRRPLCRKIVLKLPDLDHAKSAVLNSLSSPHSRRNYKFAMEQFITWYCSEPRLSLNRSVVLRFRLYLESLGLAAGTVNQRLAAVRRLAYEAADSGLLSPELAAGIRRVKGVKQLGARTGNWLTQDQARLLLEKADGEDLRSVRDLAMISLLLGCGLRRAELSALTVEDLQIRQGHWAIVDLVGKGGHVRTVPVPTWVKQAVDRWRESAKVTAGRIFRAVSRHGTPWGEGISENVIWYVVRRSADRMQLEHLAPHDLRRTCAKLCHVNGGELEQIQFLLGHVSVLTTERYLGCKQDLEEPVNDRFGCLFSRLSVNLR
- a CDS encoding arylsulfatase encodes the protein MRIKGQIFTGSTLSGMAILVCLVATLGSLMPSVYAQENLPDRRPGTFAGKIGQSYKDSTPAWPITRKAPPNAPNVLVILLDDVGFGAASTFGGPIPTPALDRLAKTGLRYTRWNTTALCSPTRAALLSGRNHHQMGYGVIAEVSTGFPGYNSVFPDANATIAAILKDNGYNTAAFGKWHLTPDYETSAAGPFTQWPTGVGFERYYGFLGGDCNQWSPPLIDGTTFIEKPAGVKDYNLTADLANQTISWIRNQKSTAPNKPFFIYFAPGATHAPHQPPKQWVEKFKGQFEKGWNKVSEETYERMKTMGILPPTAKYNPIPDDVGVWDKLDPDTRTVYARMMEVYAGYLAYADYEAGRLLDTLDELGITDNTMVIYAVGDNGASAEGGLSGTLNEVAADFNAYRPNVVAEALRRLDEIGGPTTYNHYPAGWALAMNSPFKQAKRIASQFGGTANPMVISWPNGIKDHGGLRTQFAHAIDIAPTILDVAGIPQPKTVNGIPQTPMTGTSMAYTFLAENANAPSQHHTQYFELGGIRAIYHDGWIAATDHGFNAWEDRPRGNYTFDTDKWELYDLANDFTEHDDVSAQNPAKLKALQALFVQEAKKYNVFPLDDRSAERFSPEATGRPVGAIQGLTKVTYWPGVTRVPEGSAIDVKNKSFSITAEVTTPPNGADGVIITQGGLFAGWALIVENSKPVFIYNWLQEQITKVSSPVTLPQGKSVVKFQFSYDGGGVGKGGTGSLSIDDKQVASAHIEKTVPFRFSLDESLDVGEDTGTPVSMDYFDKMPFRFTGTLGGVTVEVAPVSAAQQKQAADAHRKVQQKMAELN
- a CDS encoding arylsulfatase, which codes for MKLCARSAFTGYFVAVLCAFVGVSFSSAQEVLPRPEPPFKGHIGRTVQESTKDFPQEVKAPKGAPNILLILTDDVGFGASSTFGGPIPTPTFDRLAKNGLRYTQFHTTALCSPTRAALLTGRNHHSANAGIIMEGGTGFPGYNTLMSKSVGSFAEVLRQNGYNTAWYGKNHNVPDWHTSQAGPYDLWPTGLGFEYFYGFIGGDTSQWAPAIYENIKPIEPPHDQKDYFFDHDMADHAIARIQMLHAVAPDKPWLAYFAPGTAHAPHHAPKDVIASFKGQFDQGWDKVREETIARQKAMGIIPSDTKLTERSEGIPAWDSLDADHKKVFAHMMEVYAAALSNCDREIGRVLDAIQDLGELDNTLVIYIQGDNGASAEGGQQGLLNEMAFFNATREDFTEVMRRMDELGGPTTFNHYPIGWAHAMDTPFQWTKQIASHFGGTRNGMVISWPARIKDKGGIRPQFHHVIDIAPTILEAVGVQPPSVLNGVPQKPIEGVSMVYTFDSPTAPSTHRTQYFEMFANRAIYNDGWVAATTPPLPPWASGKTIDIDDYKWELYDVSKDFSEANNLAAQQPKKLRDLQELFWIEAAKYNVLPLDNSKLERMNVDNRPSLTRGRTEFTFFPGMTRIPEGTAPSILNKSFRVTADVTIPANGADGILITQGGRFNGWGLYLLDGIPVFHYNLVGVQRYNVAGPDKLSAGKHTVVVDFKYDGGGLGKGGLATLSVDGKKATEVKFARTIPFRISADETLDIGEDTGTPVSEDYHVPFKFTGTIAKVVILLGDEKITATDQQAMEQAESDFAVSD